The following coding sequences lie in one Nerophis lumbriciformis linkage group LG02, RoL_Nlum_v2.1, whole genome shotgun sequence genomic window:
- the LOC133618044 gene encoding uncharacterized protein: MWGSSSWVDFLRKAGLTANPKKCRLAFDKTNYLGYIIGRGLVKPQEAKLWAVQDWPQPLTKKQVRSFLGLAGYYRRFVADFATIAAPLTELTTKKHFRLVKWNAEAEEAFINLKRALCSSPILVVPDFSKDFIAQKNE; encoded by the exons atgtggggatcctcCTCCTGGGTTGACTTCCTCAGGAAAGCAGGTCTCACAGCAAACCCAAAGAAGTGCAGGTTGGCTTTTGACAAGACCAATTACCTGGGCTACATTATAGGACGGGGCCTGGTGAAGCCTCAGGAAGCGAAGCTGTGGGCCGTACAGGATTGGCCGCAGCCCCTCACTAAGAAGCAGGTGAGATCGTTTTTAGGCCTGGCTGGCTACTATAGACGATTTGTTGCTGACTTTGCTACTATAGCGGCCCCCTTGACGGAGTTGACGACCAAAAAACACTTCCGATTGGTGAAATGGAACGCAGAGGCCGAGGAAGCCTTCATCAACCTGAAACGAGCGCTGTGCTCCAGTCCGATCCTGGTGGTGCCAGACTTCAGCAAGGACTTCATTGCCCAGAAGAAT gagtag